A genome region from Strigops habroptila isolate Jane chromosome 12, bStrHab1.2.pri, whole genome shotgun sequence includes the following:
- the FHL3 gene encoding four and a half LIM domains protein 3 has protein sequence MTECFDCDNCKESLYGRKYIQMDNGPYCIPCYDAHFANTCDECKELIGHDCRELYYEDRHYHEHCFRCFRCDRSLADEPFTCQGEELLCNDCYCSEFSSKCIACEKTVMPGSRKLEYNGQTWHEHCFICSSCQQPIGSRSFIPDKKDYYCVPCYESKFAPRCTRCKKTLTKGGVTYRDEPWHKECFVCTGCKTPLAGQQFTSQDDNPYCIKCFGNLYAKKCSACTKPITGFGGGKYVSFEDRHWHHNCFNCARCNTSLVGKGFIPDNDEILCRDCSSDL, from the exons ATGACAGAGTGCTTTGACTGCGACAACTGCAAGGAGTCCTTGTATGGGCGCAAGTACATCCAGATGGACAACGGCCCGTACTGCATCCCCTGCTACGATGCCCACTTTGCCAACACCTGCGATGAGTGCAAAGAGCTGATCGGCCACGACTGCAGA GAGCTGTACTATGAGGATCGTCATTACCACGAGCACTGCTTCCGCTGCTTCCGCTGTGACCGTTCCCTGGCTGATGAGCCCTTCACCTGCCaaggagaggagctgctgtgcaaTGACTGCTACTGCAGCGAGTTCTCCTCCAAATGCATTGCCTGCGAGAAGACAGTCATGCCAG GATCCCGTAAGCTGGAGTACAACGGACAAACCTGGCATGAGCATTGCTTCATatgcagcagctgccagcagcccaTCGGCTCGCGGTCCTTCATCCCAGACAAGAAGGATTATTACTGTGTGCCCTGTTACGAGAGCAAGTTCGCTCCTCGCTGCACTCGTTGCAAAAAG ACCCTGACCAAGGGAGGAGTGACTTACCGGGATGAGCCTTGGCACAAGGAGTGTTTCGTCTGCACAGGCTGCAAGACCCCCCTGGCTGGCCAGCAGTTCACCTCCCAGGATGACAACCCCTACTGCATCAAGTGCTTTGGGAACCTCTATGCCAAGAAGTGCAGTGCCTGCACAAAGCCCATCACAG GTTTTGGTGGTGGTAAATATGTCTCCTTTGAGGACCGTCACTGGCACCACAATTGCTTTAACTGTGCCCGCTGCAACACCTCGCTGGTGGGGAAAGGCTTCATCCCTGACAACGATGAGATCCTGTGCCGCGACTGCAGCAGCGACCTATGA